A portion of the Tamandua tetradactyla isolate mTamTet1 chromosome 16, mTamTet1.pri, whole genome shotgun sequence genome contains these proteins:
- the DMPK gene encoding myotonin-protein kinase isoform X7 — protein sequence MKQTGQVYAMKIMNKWDMLKRGEVSCFREERDVLVNGDRRWITQLHFAFQDENYLYLVMEYYVGGDLLTLLSKFGERIPAEMARFYLAEIVMAIDSVHRLGYVHRDIKPDNILLDRCGHIRLADFGSCLKLQEDGTVRSLVAVGTPDYLSPEILQAVSGASGTGSYGPECDWWALGVFAYEMFYGQTPFYADSTAETYGKIVHYEEHLSLPLAEAGVPEEAQDLIQQLLCPPEMRLGRDGAGDFRKHPFFFGLDWDGLRDSAPPFTPDFEGATDTCNFDVVEDGLTAMVSGGGETLSDMPEGVPLGVHLPFVGYSYSCMALRDDELPRPTPMELEAAPLPEPHVQAPSLAPTAPPPEEIAEVAIPEEAEVTLRELQEALEEEVLTRQSLSRELEAIRTDNRNFASQLREAEARNRDLEAHVRQLQERMEMLQGEGAAAVTGMPSPRATDPPSHMAPRPWLWASARWWGQAPCTAATCCSLPGSLGLTYRRRVPCSCSPLLWLLPPPWAALGWWPAPAIPLRSGAASQPPSPPEP from the exons ATGAAGCAGACGGGCCAGGTGTACGCCATGAAGATTATGAATAAGTGGGACATGCTGAAGAGAGGCGAG GTATCGTGCTTCCGAGAAGAGAGGGATGTGCTGGTGAACGGGGACCGGCGCTGGATCACGCAGCTGCACTTTGCCTTCCAGGACGAGAACTACCTA TACCTGGTCATGGAGTACTACGTGGGCGGGGACCTGCTGACGCTGCTGAGCAAATTTGGAGAGCGGATCCCGGCCGAGATGGCGCGCTTCTACCTGGCCGAGATTGTCATGGCCATCGACTCGGTGCACCGGCTGGGCTACGTGCACAG GGACATTAAACCCGACAACATCTTACTGGACCGCTGCGGCCACATCCGCCTGGCCGACTTCGGCTCCTGCCTCAAGCTGCAGGAGGACGGAACG GTGCGGTCGCTGGTGGCCGTGGGCACCCCGGATTACTTGTCCCCCGAGATCCTGCAGGCCGTGAGCGGCGCGTCGGGGACGGGCAGCTACGGGCCCGAGTGTGACTGGTGGGCGCTGGGCGTGTTCGCCTATGAGATGTTCTATGGGCAGACGCCCTTCTACGCCGACTCCACCGCCGAGACCTACGGCAAGATCGTTCACTACGAG GAGCACCTGTCTCTGCCGCTGGCAGAAGCAGGGGTCCCCGAGGAGGCCCAGGACCTCATCCAGCAGCTGCTGTGTCCCCCGGAGATGCGGCTGGGTCGGGATGGCGCTGGCGACTTCCGGAAGCATCCTTTCTTCTTCGGCCTCGACTGGGATGGACTCCGTGACAGTGCCCCGCCCTTTACGCCGGACTTTGAGGGTGCCACCGACACGTGTAACTTCGATGTGGTAGAGGACGGGCTCACTGCCATGGTGAGCGGGGGCGGG GAGACGCTGTCGGACATGCCGGAGGGTGTGCCGCTGGGTGTCCACCTGCCTTTCGTGGGTTATTCCTACTCCTGCATGGCCCTCAG GGATGATGAGCTCCCACGCCCCACACCCATGGAACTGGAGGCTGCGCCGTTGCCTGAGCCACATGTGCAAGCTCCCAGCCTGGCACCCACTGCACCGCCACCAGAGGAAATA GCGGAGGTGGCTATCCCGGAGGAGGCCGAGGTGACGCTGCGGGAGCTCCAGGAGGCGCTGGAGGAGGAGGTGCTGACTCGGCAGAGCCTGAGCCGGGAGCTGGAGGCGATCCGCACCGACAACCGGAACTTCGCCAG TCAACTACGCGAGGCCGAGGCCCGGAACCGAGACCTGGAGGCGCACGTTCGGCAGCTGCAGGAGCGGATGGAGATGCTGCAGGGAGAGGGAGCCGCAG ccGTCACGGGGATGCCCAGTCCCCGGGCCACGGATCCACCTTCCCAT ATGGCCCCCCGGCCGTGGCTCTGGGCCAGTGCCCGCTGGTGGGGCCAGGCCCCATGCACCGCCGCCACCTGCTGCTCCCTGCCAGG GTCCCTAGGCTTGACCTATCGGAGGCGCGTTCCCTGTTCCTGTTCGCCGCTGCTCTGGCTCCTGCCGCCGCCCTGGGCTGCATTGGGCTGGTGGCCCGCGCCGGCCATCCCTCTCCGGTCTGGCGCCGCCTCGCAGCCGCCTTCGCCCCCTGAACCCTAG